The following are encoded in a window of Ignicoccus islandicus DSM 13165 genomic DNA:
- a CDS encoding slipin family protein: MIETVFLIFLALAIVTPLARSSIKVINEYQRGVVFRLGRYSGIVGPGLVVVIPVIDYLRIIDMRVTVADVPEQRALTKDNVEVTVDAVVYYRVVDPEKAVTSVEDFQEAVRLLAQTTLREVIGQVELDELLSKRQELNLKMQEAMDEITEKWGIKVVRVTIKEIKLPEELLRAIAKQAEAERWRRAKIIEAEGEKQASSLLTEAAKLYEEHPVALRLRELQMLLEIAKEKNLIVIERGDGIGLPVALAKGVSNPSTEEKRT; this comes from the coding sequence TTGATCGAAACCGTTTTCCTCATCTTCTTAGCCCTGGCTATCGTAACTCCCCTCGCGAGGAGTTCAATAAAGGTAATAAACGAGTATCAGAGAGGAGTGGTGTTTCGATTAGGTAGGTACTCGGGGATCGTTGGTCCCGGCTTAGTGGTGGTAATTCCCGTAATAGATTACTTGAGAATAATTGATATGAGGGTTACTGTCGCTGACGTTCCTGAACAAAGGGCCTTAACCAAGGACAACGTAGAAGTTACAGTGGACGCTGTAGTTTACTACAGGGTCGTGGATCCGGAGAAAGCCGTTACGAGCGTGGAAGATTTCCAAGAAGCAGTAAGGTTGTTAGCTCAGACTACATTAAGAGAGGTAATAGGTCAAGTGGAGCTAGACGAGTTACTAAGCAAAAGGCAAGAACTGAATTTAAAGATGCAAGAAGCAATGGATGAAATTACAGAGAAATGGGGGATAAAGGTAGTTAGGGTTACAATAAAGGAAATAAAATTGCCGGAAGAGCTACTTAGAGCTATCGCTAAGCAAGCTGAAGCCGAGAGGTGGAGGAGGGCCAAGATAATAGAGGCCGAAGGCGAGAAGCAAGCCTCGAGCTTACTGACGGAGGCAGCGAAGCTGTACGAAGAACACCCTGTAGCTCTTAGGCTAAGGGAGCTCCAAATGCTTCTAGAAATAGCTAAGGAGAAGAACCTAATAGTAATTGAAAGGGGAGACGGAATTGGCCTACCAGTTGCCTTAGCGAAGGGCGTTAGTAACCCATCTACAGAAGAAAAACGCACCTAA
- a CDS encoding NfeD family protein, which produces MDAQQYLLGIALISVIVILLIFSSSAKKDEIVGKKGRVVKINKETWVEIEGELWKARSEEKLSEGDEIEVLRRVGLTLEVKKVEKKDDNI; this is translated from the coding sequence ATGGACGCCCAACAGTACCTTTTAGGAATAGCTCTAATAAGCGTCATCGTAATACTCTTGATCTTCTCAAGCTCCGCCAAGAAAGACGAAATAGTAGGGAAGAAGGGGAGAGTAGTAAAGATCAATAAAGAAACATGGGTAGAGATTGAAGGGGAACTATGGAAGGCGCGATCAGAGGAGAAATTAAGCGAAGGAGATGAAATAGAAGTTTTAAGGAGAGTTGGCTTAACCTTAGAAGTAAAGAAAGTGGAAAAGAAGGATGACAATATATAG
- a CDS encoding NADH-quinone oxidoreductase subunit C, with amino-acid sequence MKLTWEVNRKEWSNLTYVEVEPQGWYESAYQLKEDGYLYPQMLTAVDWPAEKKVQLLLVLHRLSDAKTVALSTKLDRDKREIPSLADIFPGVEWHENETYEMFGVNFLNHPDYKRWGRIRKLLLSEDPRLFPKDRFPLLKDSGGYTNLPKVDWNEIKGTDVEDKDKLRDDLVYVHVGPQHPATHGPAGFLLGLEGEIVRDVIPRIGYVHRGVEWIFEQKEYLKVIPLLDRQCYVDGIGWEIPYVLAVEELLGAKVDERANLLRILAAELSRIQSHILYIGSFLENINQLTGFAWAVRDREAFINLLEMLTGQRMTFNYIRFGGVARDLPQGFRDIAEKVIVRFEKHFEKLIDLSLENPLVVMRLEGVSPVSSETAIKYGWTGPNLRSTGVAWDYRINKPYMGYDALEFDGAIGTRGDNLDRVLIRYEEIKQSLNIVRQVLKTLTTRGDLGTHLKRVPPFPREVGMAYGIHEGARGENGVLVVANPKDPKARMRPWRVHMRSPVFIHTLSLKYIGRNLLLQDFLATYISLDTCVAEMDR; translated from the coding sequence ATGAAGCTAACGTGGGAGGTAAATAGGAAGGAGTGGAGCAACTTAACTTACGTGGAAGTCGAACCTCAAGGTTGGTACGAGAGCGCTTACCAGCTCAAGGAAGACGGATACTTGTATCCGCAAATGTTAACTGCCGTTGATTGGCCTGCAGAGAAGAAAGTCCAGTTGCTCCTCGTTCTTCACAGGCTCTCAGACGCTAAGACCGTTGCGCTAAGTACTAAGCTAGATAGAGATAAGAGAGAGATTCCCTCCCTAGCCGATATTTTTCCGGGTGTAGAATGGCATGAGAACGAAACGTATGAAATGTTCGGAGTGAACTTCCTAAACCACCCCGACTATAAGAGATGGGGTAGGATAAGGAAGCTGTTGCTCTCGGAAGACCCGAGGTTATTCCCTAAAGACAGGTTTCCCTTACTGAAGGACTCCGGAGGTTACACCAATCTACCTAAGGTTGACTGGAACGAGATTAAGGGCACTGACGTCGAGGACAAAGACAAGTTAAGAGACGATTTAGTTTACGTGCACGTTGGTCCACAGCACCCGGCTACCCACGGTCCGGCCGGCTTCTTACTGGGATTGGAAGGCGAAATAGTGAGGGACGTAATACCTAGGATCGGCTACGTTCACAGAGGAGTGGAATGGATCTTCGAGCAGAAGGAGTACTTAAAGGTAATACCTCTCTTAGATAGGCAGTGCTACGTAGATGGAATAGGGTGGGAAATTCCTTACGTCTTAGCTGTTGAAGAGCTTCTAGGAGCCAAGGTGGACGAGAGGGCCAATTTGCTAAGAATCCTAGCGGCTGAGCTAAGCAGAATACAATCTCACATACTTTACATAGGTTCGTTCTTGGAAAACATCAACCAGCTCACTGGCTTCGCGTGGGCCGTTAGGGATAGAGAGGCGTTCATTAACTTATTAGAAATGCTGACCGGTCAGAGAATGACCTTCAATTACATAAGGTTCGGAGGAGTCGCTAGGGACTTACCTCAAGGATTTAGGGATATTGCAGAGAAGGTTATTGTTAGATTCGAGAAGCACTTTGAGAAATTAATTGATTTGAGCTTGGAGAACCCGCTTGTAGTAATGAGGCTCGAGGGAGTCAGCCCGGTTAGTTCCGAAACTGCTATAAAGTACGGATGGACTGGGCCTAACTTAAGGAGCACTGGAGTGGCTTGGGACTACAGAATAAACAAACCTTACATGGGCTACGACGCGCTAGAGTTCGATGGAGCTATAGGCACCAGAGGCGATAACTTAGATAGGGTTCTGATAAGGTACGAAGAAATAAAGCAGAGCTTAAACATAGTTAGGCAAGTCCTCAAGACCTTAACCACTAGGGGGGACCTAGGAACTCATTTGAAGAGGGTACCGCCGTTCCCCAGAGAAGTAGGAATGGCTTACGGAATTCACGAAGGAGCCAGAGGGGAGAACGGCGTATTAGTGGTCGCCAATCCGAAGGATCCCAAGGCTAGGATGAGGCCGTGGAGGGTCCACATGAGATCGCCAGTGTTCATCCATACCTTAAGCTTGAAGTACATAGGAAGGAACTTGTTGTTACAAGACTTCTTGGCTACGTACATAAGCTTAGACACGTGCGTAGCGGAAATGGATAGGTAA
- a CDS encoding NADH-quinone oxidoreductase subunit B has protein sequence MAFKLVKRPDLKKIQPIGRGVKWARRNSLWLLHLGIMCCAIEMMQAGFAFHDFERIGVLARATPRQVDVILVNGPVNRKIAERLRRLFMQTPGPRYVIVMGECAINGGPWWESEYVLDGIHELIRSLPEEIRKQTYVVNLAGCPPRPEALIRSILKMEELIRGGDLSEAKLTKYPVNDREGSNKKLVDPMKRYIHGKRKAGEVNENEANVGGK, from the coding sequence ATGGCGTTTAAGTTAGTTAAGAGACCGGATTTGAAGAAGATACAACCAATTGGAAGGGGCGTTAAGTGGGCCAGAAGGAACAGTCTGTGGCTCCTCCACTTAGGTATAATGTGTTGCGCAATAGAAATGATGCAAGCAGGTTTCGCTTTTCACGATTTCGAGAGGATAGGCGTTTTGGCGAGGGCCACTCCTAGGCAAGTAGACGTAATATTGGTCAATGGCCCCGTCAATAGGAAAATAGCTGAGAGACTGAGAAGGTTATTCATGCAAACGCCCGGTCCTAGGTACGTTATAGTAATGGGTGAGTGCGCTATAAACGGTGGGCCTTGGTGGGAGAGCGAGTACGTTCTAGACGGAATTCACGAGCTGATAAGGTCCCTTCCGGAGGAGATTCGAAAACAGACGTACGTTGTTAACTTGGCCGGATGTCCTCCCAGGCCCGAGGCTCTAATACGGTCTATCTTGAAAATGGAAGAATTAATCAGGGGAGGGGATCTGAGCGAAGCTAAGCTAACTAAATATCCCGTTAACGATAGGGAAGGTTCTAATAAGAAGCTAGTAGATCCCATGAAGAGATATATCCATGGTAAGAGAAAAGCTGGGGAGGTGAACGAGAATGAAGCTAACGTGGGAGGTAAATAG
- the ndhC gene encoding NADH-quinone oxidoreductase subunit A, with translation MIEPGAIAITAVATAMAVGAVLEGGSLVINKLLEDPTPEHPDKYETYECGELTLGDPKEVRYTVNFFPYLIAFFVAEVTGALALVGANNPSINALIGLSMLFFALLAGIAWMRKIRIMVWMR, from the coding sequence ATGATCGAGCCTGGAGCTATAGCCATAACAGCAGTAGCGACCGCAATGGCAGTCGGAGCCGTCTTGGAAGGCGGCTCCCTCGTTATCAACAAGTTGCTTGAAGACCCAACCCCCGAACACCCCGATAAGTACGAGACCTATGAGTGCGGTGAACTTACCTTAGGTGATCCCAAGGAAGTTAGGTATACAGTGAACTTCTTCCCCTACTTGATAGCCTTCTTCGTTGCAGAAGTTACTGGTGCCCTAGCGCTAGTCGGAGCTAACAATCCGTCCATTAATGCGTTAATTGGATTAAGTATGCTATTCTTTGCGCTACTCGCCGGAATAGCGTGGATGAGGAAGATTAGAATAATGGTCTGGATGAGGTGA
- a CDS encoding complex I subunit 4 family protein, with protein MCELLAAIILSLVSSVGVMLVSDRRAKQASIILTIIVALLLVSPILRGIEEPYYENYVLPGLHQIGADLTFRVDSLSALFLAITGLIFIAVAWAASWEIEERAKLYLALMFTAEAALIGVFASWNLFWFYLFWEFTLLPMFIHILYWGGERKVYAAYKFFVYTQIGGMMLLVAIALGWLYGSHTFDMKDFAAGLSVAPEWVKAAFAWLTLLAFFIKVPVPPFHTWLPAAHVEAPSPSSVILASLMLKMGGYAFIRITLGIVPYMLMMYLPFIAIWAALAAAYAATVAIAQVDFKRVVAYTSISHMSMSTIGAAIWGMGIGNASYLGFVGSVFEMISHSFVVGALFLLSGVIKHYLHTREIPKIRGLAFVVPIMSTVIMIAIFAGFGLPGTSGYPAELSLVASSLGMAKQTSAGTIVAAFLLLAIATVTGYLVWDGQRMLFTRPPVKLEKDVKFYHIGPILYLLAISVIIGIMPHLVMGPLKTAVTQTPLALTGVVPG; from the coding sequence ATGTGCGAGCTCCTTGCTGCTATAATATTATCGCTCGTTAGTTCCGTTGGCGTAATGTTAGTTAGCGATAGGAGAGCTAAGCAAGCGTCAATAATATTGACGATAATTGTTGCCTTACTACTAGTATCTCCGATACTTAGGGGCATAGAGGAGCCGTACTACGAGAACTACGTACTACCGGGTTTGCATCAGATAGGCGCCGATCTAACCTTTAGAGTTGACTCCCTATCGGCCCTCTTCCTTGCCATTACCGGCTTGATATTCATTGCCGTTGCTTGGGCAGCGAGTTGGGAAATAGAAGAGAGGGCGAAACTTTACCTAGCGCTAATGTTTACTGCTGAGGCAGCCCTAATAGGAGTATTCGCCTCGTGGAACCTCTTCTGGTTCTACCTATTCTGGGAGTTCACTCTACTACCAATGTTCATACACATACTCTATTGGGGCGGTGAGAGGAAGGTCTACGCGGCCTACAAGTTCTTCGTATATACGCAAATAGGAGGAATGATGCTCTTAGTGGCCATAGCCTTAGGGTGGCTCTACGGCTCCCACACCTTCGACATGAAGGACTTCGCCGCCGGACTAAGCGTAGCTCCAGAGTGGGTTAAAGCGGCGTTCGCTTGGCTAACCCTCTTAGCGTTCTTCATAAAGGTGCCAGTTCCGCCTTTCCACACTTGGTTGCCAGCAGCTCACGTAGAGGCGCCTAGCCCGAGCTCAGTGATACTGGCATCCCTAATGCTTAAGATGGGAGGATACGCCTTCATTAGGATAACTTTGGGAATAGTACCCTACATGCTAATGATGTACCTACCGTTCATAGCAATTTGGGCGGCCTTAGCAGCCGCTTACGCTGCCACCGTTGCAATAGCTCAAGTAGACTTCAAGAGAGTAGTTGCTTACACCAGTATAAGCCACATGAGCATGTCAACAATAGGCGCGGCGATATGGGGAATGGGGATAGGTAACGCTTCTTACCTCGGCTTCGTTGGTTCAGTATTCGAAATGATATCACACAGCTTCGTAGTAGGTGCGCTATTCCTCTTAAGCGGAGTCATTAAGCATTACCTACATACGAGAGAAATACCGAAGATAAGGGGACTCGCCTTCGTTGTCCCTATCATGAGTACCGTAATAATGATAGCAATATTCGCCGGTTTCGGACTGCCAGGTACTTCCGGATATCCGGCTGAACTTAGCTTGGTAGCCTCGAGCTTGGGCATGGCCAAGCAAACTTCGGCTGGAACGATAGTTGCCGCTTTCTTGCTGTTAGCTATAGCTACCGTTACAGGCTACTTGGTATGGGATGGACAGAGAATGCTCTTCACTAGACCTCCAGTGAAGCTCGAAAAAGACGTTAAGTTCTACCACATAGGTCCAATACTCTACTTACTGGCAATAAGCGTCATAATAGGAATCATGCCCCATCTGGTAATGGGACCCTTAAAGACCGCGGTTACTCAAACTCCACTAGCTCTAACGGGGGTGGTACCGGGATGA
- a CDS encoding NADH-quinone oxidoreductase subunit L translates to METITHSPVPWWVPPVAIVPIALPLLLSIVVLLTPLYKNRIKRVKPSWAGEREDWWEWSLGVLGAGITLLAAIALAAVGIGNELEVKYYPWYPVGHHENYFSLLIDTISSIMALVVAIITFLDLVYSWEYMEGARGPHRYYSEMLLFLASMEGIVLSSNLILILLFWELVGAASFLLISYYWYHPKVGPNAVRAGRKAILVTRTADVFFLAGVGALIALAGTGNVLQISHSIELTHQKLFGAVALTAILVGVSIGALGKSAQMPFHPWLSDAMEGPTTVSAVLHSATMVAAGAYLIARLFPLYESYVIYNLSLMDAIALIGAITAFVAGLFGSAARDIKKVIAFSTMSQLGYMFAALGLGSLLAGAAHLYIHAFFKALLFLGAGAVIHALEHVLHDPYESRDMFNMGGLWKYMKVTFFTTLIALLSLVGIPPFAGWWSKELIIESSLHSPVPHSTIVGILLTVAAGLTGFYSGRLLYLTFFGNERWKEGHPEASVHDAGPAMRFALVSLAAIVLVSGPIIVYTLEEALHYHAHAHGEKVELPLGNVALTLAILGFLTPIAYYSLYGIVKNKLIYYIWYPLYKELWFHELYHGVANFWIRVVAKITDLVERAYTNFLVNTAFVIGRFYAWSWAVSVRLADEDLWDEKVIDGLARAAVRIGRALWRLQSGDINLYLVLSVAGLALVIVITLILTIGVGW, encoded by the coding sequence GTGGAGACCATCACCCACTCTCCCGTTCCTTGGTGGGTACCTCCAGTAGCGATAGTTCCGATAGCCCTACCGTTACTGCTGAGTATAGTAGTCCTCTTAACGCCTTTATACAAAAATAGAATTAAGCGCGTGAAGCCCTCTTGGGCCGGCGAGAGGGAGGACTGGTGGGAGTGGTCCCTCGGAGTCCTAGGAGCTGGAATAACGCTCTTGGCAGCTATCGCGCTCGCTGCGGTAGGCATAGGTAACGAGCTGGAAGTGAAGTACTATCCGTGGTACCCAGTGGGTCATCACGAGAATTACTTCAGCTTACTAATAGATACTATATCTTCCATCATGGCTTTGGTCGTTGCAATCATAACGTTCCTCGATTTGGTCTATAGTTGGGAATACATGGAAGGCGCCAGGGGACCTCATAGGTACTACAGCGAAATGCTTCTCTTCTTGGCCTCTATGGAAGGAATAGTGTTATCTTCAAACCTCATCTTGATATTGCTGTTCTGGGAGCTCGTAGGAGCGGCCTCGTTCCTTCTTATTTCGTACTACTGGTACCACCCCAAGGTCGGTCCTAACGCAGTTAGAGCTGGAAGGAAGGCCATATTGGTTACTAGGACGGCGGACGTGTTCTTCCTAGCTGGCGTTGGGGCCTTAATTGCGTTAGCCGGAACGGGCAACGTTCTCCAAATTTCCCATAGTATAGAACTTACTCATCAGAAGCTATTCGGGGCAGTCGCTTTAACTGCTATTCTCGTTGGCGTGAGCATAGGAGCGTTAGGAAAGAGCGCTCAAATGCCCTTCCACCCTTGGCTCTCAGATGCAATGGAGGGCCCAACTACCGTTTCGGCAGTTCTTCACTCGGCTACTATGGTTGCTGCCGGAGCTTACCTCATAGCTAGACTCTTCCCGCTTTACGAGTCCTACGTAATTTACAACCTGAGCTTAATGGACGCGATCGCTCTAATAGGTGCCATTACCGCTTTCGTGGCCGGACTCTTCGGTTCAGCTGCCAGAGATATAAAGAAAGTAATAGCATTCTCAACCATGAGCCAACTCGGCTACATGTTCGCTGCCCTAGGCCTCGGAAGCTTGCTGGCCGGCGCAGCTCACCTATACATACATGCCTTCTTCAAGGCGCTCCTCTTCCTAGGGGCAGGCGCCGTTATTCACGCATTAGAGCACGTCCTTCACGATCCCTACGAATCTAGGGACATGTTCAACATGGGTGGTCTATGGAAATACATGAAGGTGACCTTCTTTACAACCTTGATAGCCTTACTGAGCCTAGTAGGCATACCGCCGTTCGCGGGATGGTGGTCGAAGGAACTGATAATTGAGAGCTCATTGCACAGCCCAGTTCCCCATTCAACCATAGTCGGTATCTTGTTAACAGTGGCTGCTGGTCTAACTGGATTTTATAGCGGTAGATTGCTTTACTTAACCTTCTTCGGTAACGAGAGATGGAAGGAAGGTCATCCGGAAGCGAGCGTTCACGACGCCGGACCCGCCATGAGGTTCGCGCTAGTATCATTGGCTGCCATAGTACTCGTCTCCGGTCCGATAATAGTATATACGCTTGAGGAGGCCCTTCACTACCACGCCCACGCTCACGGTGAGAAAGTCGAGTTGCCTTTGGGTAACGTGGCTCTAACTTTAGCGATACTAGGTTTCCTAACTCCAATAGCTTACTACTCGCTTTATGGAATAGTTAAGAACAAACTCATTTATTACATATGGTATCCTCTATATAAAGAATTATGGTTCCACGAGCTATATCATGGGGTAGCCAACTTCTGGATAAGGGTAGTTGCAAAGATCACTGATCTAGTAGAAAGAGCCTACACCAACTTCTTAGTAAACACTGCTTTCGTTATAGGTAGGTTCTATGCTTGGAGCTGGGCAGTGAGCGTCAGGTTAGCAGACGAGGACTTGTGGGACGAAAAGGTAATAGATGGTTTGGCGAGGGCCGCAGTTAGAATTGGAAGGGCTTTATGGCGTCTACAATCGGGAGATATAAACCTATACCTCGTCCTTTCGGTGGCTGGTCTAGCATTGGTAATCGTGATAACGTTAATTCTAACTATAGGCGTGGGGTGGTAA
- a CDS encoding TldD/PmbA family protein translates to MLEEIDSAIKGLENAEVFIYIEKNNNIEIEDNKLVGVKGGVVGAVSVRVERNKRLGIASSTIGTKDLKEIITSLYEEAIKISNLAQEIPWWEGFPSSKCQKVAGIYSPSLENVGIGELEDIAKGIEFKEGYSLSSSISVGSTYWAIANTEGTAFEERSTQASMTVSVSKKEGGYTSKSVWDVFTSHAKLPEPSEVTSKLFEEAAALRIRPKRIEGEKELFFDPRASAELLDFLIEMFMADEVAKGHSPLASSLGKKAFSEKLSVDDHPRLSGGPSSHGCDHEGVRSEPLTLIEKGVVKGFLADLMWGYKLGIEKGRGFREDPFSKPSPTYTNLIVRAGNASEEGVKVLGLTGLHTASPETGYMSVVLSPAFYEGEHVEAVLSANVLDLLNEGLLDTGKEGRWVGSIYTPGLLLRARLT, encoded by the coding sequence TTGTTAGAAGAGATCGATAGCGCAATTAAAGGATTGGAGAACGCTGAGGTTTTCATCTATATTGAAAAGAACAACAATATAGAAATAGAGGACAACAAGTTAGTTGGTGTCAAGGGCGGAGTAGTAGGTGCAGTCAGCGTAAGGGTTGAGAGGAACAAGAGACTTGGAATTGCGTCCTCTACTATCGGTACCAAGGACTTGAAGGAGATCATTACCTCGCTCTACGAGGAAGCGATCAAGATTTCGAACCTCGCTCAGGAAATACCATGGTGGGAAGGATTCCCTTCATCAAAGTGTCAGAAAGTAGCCGGCATTTACTCTCCCTCCCTCGAAAACGTGGGAATAGGGGAGCTGGAGGATATAGCTAAAGGCATCGAATTCAAGGAAGGTTACTCCTTAAGTTCCTCTATCTCGGTTGGCTCTACTTATTGGGCTATAGCTAATACCGAGGGCACGGCATTTGAGGAAAGATCAACTCAAGCCTCCATGACCGTTAGCGTAAGCAAGAAGGAAGGTGGCTACACTAGTAAGAGCGTATGGGACGTTTTCACGTCTCACGCTAAGTTGCCCGAACCTAGCGAAGTAACCTCGAAGCTCTTTGAAGAGGCAGCTGCCTTAAGGATAAGGCCTAAGAGGATCGAAGGCGAGAAGGAGCTCTTCTTCGATCCAAGGGCCTCTGCGGAGCTTTTGGACTTTTTAATCGAAATGTTCATGGCAGACGAAGTAGCCAAAGGTCACAGTCCGTTGGCCTCTTCACTAGGTAAGAAGGCGTTCTCGGAGAAGTTGAGCGTAGACGACCATCCGAGGTTATCTGGAGGTCCGTCCTCTCACGGATGCGATCACGAAGGCGTGAGGAGCGAGCCCTTGACCCTTATTGAGAAAGGCGTTGTCAAGGGCTTCCTAGCGGACTTAATGTGGGGCTATAAATTAGGCATTGAGAAGGGCAGGGGCTTCAGAGAGGATCCCTTCTCCAAGCCTTCCCCTACCTACACCAATCTAATAGTTAGAGCCGGTAACGCTAGCGAAGAAGGCGTTAAAGTCTTAGGCCTAACCGGACTTCACACTGCGAGCCCGGAGACGGGTTACATGAGCGTAGTCCTCTCACCTGCGTTCTACGAGGGCGAACACGTGGAAGCGGTCCTAAGCGCTAACGTACTAGATCTCCTAAACGAAGGACTTCTCGATACAGGTAAGGAAGGTAGATGGGTTGGGTCAATTTATACTCCGGGCCTGCTTCTAAGAGCCCGCCTGACCTAA